ACTTTGGtcaatattatttacatacatgtaagagtacaagaggaggagaggcataTAATTCCATGAACAGGAGCTATAAATGACACTGCAAGTacaatttgtcattatcataaaacaGACATTAGCCTCTAGACATTATGTATTTCAAAACACAGTATTCTATACTTTCCATAACAAAAATGgtcaatataatatatttacactcaaaggagtggaataataataataataataataataataataaaaaaaaaaaaaaatcaaatacttaAAGCAATGCATGTGCCAAATAGATTTGAAAATGTGACAGCATAAAATACATGCAGTATATTGTGTTATAATACGAAAGTATTTAAGAGCAAAGTTACTTTGAAATAAAAGTTAGACTCTGGACATATACCTAGGACAAGGGAGATGGCTCAGGAAACTGATAACGTGACCagttctatatattttcttttactatGTAGTCACAAGGTGAAGATAAAGCAGTTATCAAATAAGTAagcttctagtttttttttcttttcaaggcAAAGTTGCAGGTGACAAGGTGGAGATGACTGATATCAAGTTAGAAGGTTGGTGCTGATAATAATTTGAAATACAAGAATGTTAATCAAGACCTATTATATTCACCCAATAATCACCAACCTCAATAGTGCATCTTCCccttgataaaataaaaaatcattataatgataaatatatgtggTCAAGTGATTGCTGTGGCAATATATCTTAGCAAGTCTAAATCTTTACTGCTTGCTTCGTTACCAATAAATCaccagagagaaatatataatatacaaggaaatatataaaataatgccaTGTCACAAAATACTGCACCATAATAGCAGTACCAATAGATTCCTATTACTCCTTGCTATATATAGAACTAGAAAATAAAACATGGAAATCCCACAAACTAGATTTTAATTGCAGGGGAGAGCATGAAGTATAACAGGGAAATTATGcaataaaatatgaaagaaattagAAGCCAGCACTGAAATATAtgttaatagtcatgataattccATGGGATGCTACTGTCACCCTATCCCCACTCTGGAAGACACCAATTGCAATGAAAACAGTACTGGAAGAATATAGTGAAAATCTTGCAAGTCCTGACCACATACCCTGAGGAATATGGGTAACACAGCACCCATACTGATGGTGACAAGGAcaagttaacccaatgctgcccgggaaaatgaataaaaaatggggaaaatgctatgctcctttttaatatttttgtgaaatgtctctggcacataaatggctctgctagtgcttagctacaaaggtgtcagttagtagaccttttTGACCTTACCTAATAtcaactttccttgaattggtgggaaaaacatattttttactagtgctataaatatcgatggtgttatatttattatatacattataattactattatgttgtaaacattagtaacagcaaattaagataatgtaaaatattttcgtaaaccaaagaaaacggtaaacaggcgagataggcagtacttgtaattggctcattggagacttaaaagtgtagccatctatgtataaaacaattaataaagtaaagtaaactcacagtgggcatggcaattACATAAatgccatgcccgttggcattgggttaagatgaTATGCTTCACCTTCCTTTTGCTGTGTATATGTGGAAGAAGTTTATCTTCCAGGGGAGGGCCGAAATTGGGTGTGCAACCCCCTCAACATAAGCTTAGTAGAAAATCcatgtatattttcatacatactaGTTGACTTAATATTTTACCAAACAATTTCTCATTTACGCTTCATACCCAAACCTACTATCTGGGCCCAGACTGAGGTGCACAGGAGGGTTTGCATGCACTAATCCCTATTGTATAAACTGGATGGGGTGAGTGGAATCCATTTGTATCAATGTTGTAGTTTTAAGCAGTATGCTCATATCCTATATATTTACTTCTATAAGAGATTGGTCTCATTTCCagtgtttattatttatcttatcagcACTAGATGGTTTAGGAATTCTTGAATCATTCAATTCCATGAACTATTTAACTTGCACTGTGTGTAAATTTGAAACTGAAAACATACAATTTCAttttatactaaaaaaaaaaatctttatgaaGAAGAAAGACTGATTCAAATGGCTTTTCATATCTGTGTGAAACTGAGTGATCATAGGGCAAAGCAAggcaagtaaaagaagaaaatccaTAAAGTGAAAAGTATGAATATCCTATTGACATACATCAGAAATCCACCGTAATTGAGGCACAAAACGTATGGAAATTAAAACTGATCAATGAGCTCTGCATAGAACAAAATGACTATGCTGGTACCTTATATCCATGACACAAGCTACTGCATAAAGTTTTACCCCTTCTAACCAATTTGGAGTACATAGTTTAAATAACGACAGTTGACCAACATGCTACAATACACACCATAACGCATGATCTAAAATTATAGATCATATAATGATCACTGTAATAAAACAAAGTCTGGTTCTTCCTGTGACTATGGTTATTACTGACCTGACAGGTAAGAGATCACCTGGGAGGTGTTCAGCTTGGGTTCATAGTGCACTTGTACTCTGGCTTTACCTGATATACAATATCCAAACAACTATTCTGATAAAACTTCTAACTTTACCAATTAATTTGGAATGCAAACTCAGCTTTAGGTCATTAAAAAATCCCCTTCAAGAAATCAAGACAGGTGACGAGGTGTCCCCTGGCAGCCATCCCCCCAGGAATACATGCGGCGCCCTTGGGAGTGAGGGGCCCTTCGATGACAGCACAGGGCGCCCTGGAAGCCCAAAGGGCACTCCAGGGCAGTGCCAGGTCTGCTTCCCCCGCCCCCCGTCAGGTGCTGGCCAGTGTCAGCGGCAGCGCCTCCCCTGCCCCGGCCCAGCCCCGGCCGCCCCGTGCCCCTGCCACTCACAGAATCCGGTGGTGCTGTACTGGGATAGGATGGTCGCCATCTCGCCGCGGGCAGCGCAGGGCTCAAGGCTCGGGCGGGGAATTCGGCGGCACAGAAGCCCGTCGCCTCAGCAGCCtctccagacagacagaccctcGGGCCCGGGGAAGAACAGGCACGGCGTCCGAACGCCCTTGTCACGGCGCCCTCGCACGCTCGCACCCTCGCGTTACTCCTCCTCTGGCCTCGGTGGTGCCGCGGGGATGAGGTTCTTCTCTGCGGACTCGTCTGGGGGCGCGGGGAGGCCGCAGATCCTTATCGGGAGTCAGAGGGGACAAGGACGTGACTATTGTTCTGCCGCGACGCCGTAGGAAGGCCAAGATGCGCAACTCTCATAACAAAacctttgcctcctcttctcaCGCTCATTTCGCAGAGATTGTGCAAGAGCAGTGCACGGGGGAGTTTATTTTACCAAGGGGAGGcgggaagaggcaaggaggagggcATGCGGGGCAAGGGCAAATATTGATCAGCTGATTCCCTCCAGCAGCCGACGCAGCAGGACGCAGATCGTTCTCTCGACGGACGTTGCGTGTCATCGCTTATTTCTCCTCGATTTAGCTCTGTCGCTGCAGGTAATGCGTAGGCCGAAGTAATTCTTAGTGCATAGTTTCCGTTGAAACTATCCAAACAATGCTCTACACTGAACTGGTGCGTCATCACATGCAACCAACTCATGTATGACTCAAGTGTCTGTGTGACCGGCTGCCGGCAAGCGATTTCACCATTATGCTGGTTCGGAACTCCTTGTCTTGCTCGTTCAGACAACTTGTCAGGACCAACATGACAGCGAGGTCGCATTCGGAATTTCCGAGGCCTTCCCGAAAGCTTGAATGTAGTTATTTACAATTTTATCATACTGGTGTCTTTATTTTACACACTGCATAGGTTTTGTAACCTATTTGATGCAGAGGTAGCTTAACTGCAACTGACAAACACAAAATTACCCATTGATAACAAGATAGAGGGCCATAAAATTACCTACCAATACCTTATGATTTCTTGCAACAGTCATTCTTTGCATTAAAATGCTTCTGTGATGTTATCTGGTCCTGCTTACCCAACTATGAAGGAAGGCGAGATGGACAACTTGCCCTGGAATTCCAAAGTAGGGCTTCCAAATGGTTAAAAAATCTTGTTCTTGTCGGATGAGGAGTTCTGAGCACAGcattagaataaaataaaagggtaCTATACTATGTCAAATTTTGACCAAACATGACATAATGAAATCCAACTAAACAAAGGGTTAGTGTAATTGGCTTCACCAGTCTGACATCAGTGATTGCATCATAACTTCTTaaaattcatatttattaaagaacatttttttccttctgatgTTTTATaactccttttttatatatatatgtgtgtgtgtgtgtgtgtgtatgtatgtgtgtgtgtgtgtgtgtgtgtgtgtgtgtgtgtgtgtgtgtgtgtgtgtgtgtgtgtgtgtgtgtgtgtgtgtgtgtgtgtgtgtaaatataaatatgtatatgtatgtatgtatgcatatatttatgtgtatatatatgtatatatacatatatatacatatacatatataaatatattagatatatatgtatttataatatatttatatttatatacatatagatacacatatacatatatatacatatgcatatacatatatatatatgcacatacacatgaatttatatacaaatataaatacatatatatatatatatatatatatatatatacacacatatatgtatatatgtatatgtataaatatatatacacatacatatatgtatgtatatgtatatgcatatatatatgtatatatgtgcatacacacatacatatatttgtatgtacacatatatctatatatacatatatatccatatacttatatatacattttgtatatatacatatatatccatatacatatatatatacttattgtatatatacatatatatatatatatattgtgtatatatacatatatatatgtatatatacatatatatatatatatatatatatatacatgtgtatatatatacctatatacatatatatatatatacacataaatatacatatatatgtatatatacacatctatatacacatgcatatgtatgtttatacatatacatatacatgtatgtatagatgtatacatgcatatatataagtatacatatatacatgtatatatgtatatttatgtatatatacacgtctatttatacatgtacatatttatgtatatgcatatatacatacatatgcatatacataaataccatatacatatacatatatacacatgtgggtgtacatatgcatcatacattatacatatacatatatctgtataagtgtgtatatgtatatatgcataaacatgtatgtggatatatatatatatatatatatatatatatatttgtatatataagtatacacatacttatgcttatccatatacattatgtgtgtatatgtatataagactgtatgtatgaatatatatacacataaatacatatacacacatacacacaaatacacacacacacacaaatacacacacacacacaaatacacacacacacaaatacacacacacacaaatacacacacacacaaacacacacacacacacacacacacacacacacacacacacacacacacacacacatacacacacaaacacacacacacacacacaaatacacacacacacacaaatacacacacacacacacaaatacacacacacacaaatacacacacacacaaatacacacacacacaaatacacacacacacaacacacacacacctacacacacacacctacacctacacctacacctacacctacacctacacacacacacacacacacacacacacacacacacactcacacacacacacacacacacacacacacacacacacacacacacacacacacacacacacacacacctacacacacctacacacacctacacacacctacacacacctacacacacacctacacacacacacctacacacacacacctacagacacacacctacagacacacctacagacacacctacagacacacactaacacacacacacacacacacacacacacacacacacacacacacacacacacacctacacacacacacacacacacacacacacacacacacacacacacacacacacacacacacacacacacacacacacacacacacctacacacacacacctacacacacacaccaacacacacacacctacacacacacacctacacacacacacacctacacacacacacctacacacacacacctacacacacacctacacacacacacctacacacacacctacacacacacacctacacacacacacctacacacacacacctacacacacacacacctacacacacacacctacacacacacacctacacacacacctacacacacacacacacacacacacacacacacacacacacacacacacacacacacacacacacacacacacacacacatacacacacacaagtgcgcgtgcatgcatgcatacatgtaatgCACATGCAttcaagaatgtgtgtgtgttttatgtagtcAGGGTTGTACGTAAACATGCATCAAGGTAaacattttggttattttttaccAATGCAGTATTTTAGGGTAGCATTAAGTATTAAGGCAGTGGTAGCTGCCTTggaaatatttgttattttgcttacctttgaaaatatttataaattgaaATTTCAGTTGATATTGAGGAAGTATGAATTGCTAGTATTACTTTATATTTGAGAAATGTTTTACAAATGTAGCTTTTGATAGAGAAGTGAATGTATTATTCATTTTGAAGTTGTAGATTGAAATATACATggaatttatatttgtttaaatgtaaACTAAGACATGCCAATATACTATCACTTCTTTATTATTGTTCAGTTATGCATCATACtagtaagtaaaaaaagaaggaaataatgaatgtcatatatatatatatatatatatacatatatataaatatatatatatatatatatatatatatatatgtatatatgtatatatatatatatatatatatatgtatatatatatatatatatatatatatatatatatatatatgtatatacatatatatgtatatatatatatatatatgtatatacatatataaatatatatatatgtatatatataaatatatatatatataaatatatatatatatgtatatatatgtataatttttaaaattttatttgcaggatatattaaaaaaacatgagCACAGTCTGGCTGTTGAAGTCATCTGACtcagatgatgataaatatgcagATGCACTGTCAAAAGCAAGCTTTGTGGCAGTACATATACCCCCTTTAAGTTTCAAGTTCACCAACCATGGACCCTTGAAGAATGCCTTGCAGCAACCTGAGAACCACAGTGGCATTATTTTTACAAGTAAAAGGGCAGTAGAGGCTGTCACTGAGATTTACAAACATCTTAGTGTGGACTGTCATCATTCCTGGAGTGAGAAGAAAATATTTGTTATTGGAGAAGCCACAGGAAGAGCTGTTCAGCAGCATTTGAAACTCAGTCACATTGGCCAGGAATCGGGCAATGCACTGCAGCTTGCCCCCATCATTATGAGAGAGATTGTTGCATTTGACAAGCCTCTCTTGTATCCTTGTGGGAACTTAGGGAGGGATGAGCTACCCAAGCTTCTGGCTCAGGAAGACCGGGACTTCCGAGCGCTCACAGTTTATGAAACTCTAGAACATCCTCAGCTCAAGGATGTTGTCTCAAAGCACTATTCCACGGGGAAAATGCCTTCACATTTGGTGTTCTTTAGCCCATCTGGAGTGAAGTTTGTTTTGCCAAAACTGAAGTCTGTGGGGATGTCTTTAACTGGTATTAAAATCATTGCAATAGGACCTGCAACCAATGCTGCCCTTGTGCAAGAGAATATACCCGTGCATGCAGTCTGCTCTTCACCATCTCCTGAAGGTCTTTTGCATACTCTGAAAAGTCCTTTATAGATTCTGAAGTACAGTAGAATAAATCTGACAGCTGTGAGTTTGTTGTGCCTTTGCTATGGGAGCTAAAATTATTGTACTTGTTGCAATGTGATGGTTTAGGATTCTGGGCACAGATTTTAGAATGTTGTGGATCCCATACaggattttcactttttttcaaaaatacattttaataataacctaaagaaatatatacaatatatatgtaataggtaTGAAAActattttgagaaaataaaaattgaaaatgttttttgtttgttttttgttactccTTCAAAATGGTGTTTCAAGTAAAGTTTAATAATTTTGATGTATATACTCAGAGCATTACAATATAAGAGTTGACTGTATGCAGTAACCATTTTTCAAAAGAAACAATGTAATTCATGATTTGAGGGATAAAACACCAGAAAAATTCCAAGAGGGAGGATTTTTTATAGCTGGAAGTtactaaatatctaaatatcttctaaatctattttttttttcaaaggtaaatagataaaattaataatataaattgaGGATAAAACATGAGATACATACAGACCTCTGAAATCAACACAGGAAAAGGATGCATGAAAAGGGTAGTAATAGCAAGTATATGTGCTGTATCTAGAGAGCAATTATATATTTTCTGCTTCTTTAGAGGGCTGAGTAGATTTTTTTAGATGATTTTCCATTTTTTGAGTGTAAATATTCTTTATCTACAGAAATTTCCAATGCTAAAAGATCAAGTCAGTTGAAGTATTACTTTCATTCAGTCTTTCATTGAATGGTGGTTTTGTcttactggatgcccttcctaatcaaccacactCTAGTTACATCTTTGGCCTTGGTGGCAACTtgctacacctgcgtttgacctctcaaagaggtcaaacgcaggtgtgtgtgtatgtatatttaaatgtatatatatatgtatacatgaacaaaaacaaacacagtaatgtgtacacaaatatctataggaaaacagccacaataagaaattaaactgTAATGTTTCAGAGTTCTTCAGATGGATAGATAACTGAAATGGATATGTAGAGAGCATTTTGACaagattatatgattattatcttgacaatgttctctattttgttttttatcaaagTCTTTAATTACTTATCCATTTGATGAGAAATTCTTGAAGAGTTTGAaatgtcacaatatatatatatatatatatatatatatatatatgtgtgtgtgtgtgtgtgtgtgtgtgtgtggtagaaaaacccacaatgcaaaaaacaagatttattgaaagtgaaactacagtttcgaaaggCAATGCAGGAGAGGCAACGCAGTAACAGAGGGGCAGTTGAGGACAGATGaatggaagtgaagggaggtcagatcaggtcggaagaTCAGttggactatgcgcagggtggccggggtaagggagaaggcggatgaTGTGGGAGGcggggagacaggaggagaaaagccactgttcaggttgaaattaggcagtagttttattaaggaggattccaccagtctgcgggcatgAACACCAGtgcaaggaaagacaattcgtgccgctgaccagtccatctgataggAGGACTGGTGTAGACCAgcttgcgacggagagtgttcacctggcaaaagatcagcctgcagttgagagggtgaagagagcgaCTGATAGAGTAGATCTcaatgtagggcaggctgagcACGGGCAGGTgtggagtctctttaggagaggggtcgtggtagaaggtacgccgtgccctggataacgcaacGTAGAGAACATGAGGGTAGCCCATtttggagaatgaacgacgcaggaagttgcTCTCTCTATTCAGGTACtgtgggtcacagatgcggagggcgtcGAGCAACAGCGAAGTGCCAACACctttctttacatggagaggatggtatgagacgtgtatgtacataccactatgcataggcttcctgtatatggagaaggagaagtggt
The sequence above is drawn from the Penaeus chinensis breed Huanghai No. 1 chromosome 33, ASM1920278v2, whole genome shotgun sequence genome and encodes:
- the LOC125043187 gene encoding uroporphyrinogen-III synthase-like, with translation MSTVWLLKSSDSDDDKYADALSKASFVAVHIPPLSFKFTNHGPLKNALQQPENHSGIIFTSKRAVEAVTEIYKHLSVDCHHSWSEKKIFVIGEATGRAVQQHLKLSHIGQESGNALQLAPIIMREIVAFDKPLLYPCGNLGRDELPKLLAQEDRDFRALTVYETLEHPQLKDVVSKHYSTGKMPSHLVFFSPSGVKFVLPKLKSVGMSLTGIKIIAIGPATNAALVQENIPVHAVCSSPSPEGLLHTLKSPL